Proteins encoded by one window of Xenopus tropicalis strain Nigerian chromosome 6, UCB_Xtro_10.0, whole genome shotgun sequence:
- the gfod1 gene encoding glucose-fructose oxidoreductase domain-containing protein 1 isoform 2 precursor (isoform 2 precursor is encoded by transcript variant 2), producing the protein MLPGVGVFGTSLTSRVIIPLLKDEGFSVKALWGRTQEEAEELAKEMSVPFYTNRIDDVLLHQDVDLVCINLPPPLTKQIAVKTLETFIYYQNTGESPALGWVPALQCGCSVDS; encoded by the exons ATGCTGCCCGGGGTAGGGGTGTTTGGCACAAGCCTGACATCAAGGGTGATTATCCCCCTGCTGAAGGACGAGGGATTCTCGGTGAAGGCGCTATGGGGAAGGACACAGGAGGAGGCAGAGGAGCTGGCGAAGGAGATGAGCGTCCCTTTCTACACCAACCGCATCGACGATGTTTTGTTGCACCAAGACGTGGATCTGGTGTGCATCAACCTGCCGCCACCGCTCACCAAGCAGATTGCTGTCAAAACCCTGG AGACCTTCATTTATTACCAAAACACTGGAGAGAGTCCTGCCTTGGGTTGGGTACCAGCTTTGCAGTGTGGGTGTTCTGTGGATAGTTAG